In the genome of Candidatus Poribacteria bacterium, one region contains:
- a CDS encoding ThuA domain-containing protein, whose translation MNNEWVVYEGNEGPGKGKHIVLVSGDEEYRSEEALPMLGKVLATHHGFTCTVLFAINPETGEIDPEVQTNIPGLHHLQSADMMVLFTRFRELPDEQMKYVVDYTNAGKPVIGLRTATHAFSYSRDLESPYAKYSFNAKDFEGGYGRQVLGETWVNHHGHHGKESARGVIDEAMQDHPILKGVDDVWGPSDVYGINDLTGDSQVLIHGQVLVGMDPTDVPKSDTVTMPMVWIKTYTGDEGNTSRVLNTTMGASVDLESEGLRRLLVNGCYWCMGMEDDIPDKSVVDYVGDYEPTFFGFGTFTKGVRPEDHAL comes from the coding sequence ATGAATAACGAATGGGTTGTTTACGAAGGGAACGAAGGTCCCGGAAAAGGTAAACATATTGTCCTTGTTAGTGGTGATGAAGAGTATCGCTCTGAAGAGGCGTTGCCAATGTTGGGGAAGGTATTAGCCACACACCACGGCTTTACATGCACGGTGCTGTTTGCGATTAATCCTGAAACAGGTGAAATCGATCCGGAGGTGCAGACGAACATTCCGGGACTTCACCATCTACAATCAGCGGATATGATGGTGCTGTTCACACGTTTCCGCGAACTGCCCGATGAGCAGATGAAGTATGTCGTTGACTATACGAATGCTGGTAAACCCGTGATAGGGCTTCGGACAGCAACGCACGCTTTCAGTTATAGCCGCGATCTTGAGAGTCCGTATGCAAAGTATAGCTTCAACGCCAAAGATTTTGAAGGCGGCTACGGCAGGCAGGTGCTTGGTGAGACGTGGGTCAACCACCATGGACACCATGGTAAAGAGAGTGCCCGCGGCGTGATCGACGAAGCGATGCAAGATCATCCGATACTCAAAGGCGTTGACGATGTTTGGGGACCGTCTGATGTCTACGGCATTAATGACTTGACAGGTGATTCGCAGGTGCTTATCCACGGACAGGTGCTGGTCGGTATGGATCCGACAGATGTACCAAAATCGGATACTGTCACAATGCCGATGGTGTGGATTAAAACCTATACCGGTGATGAAGGGAACACCTCACGCGTCTTGAACACGACGATGGGTGCCTCTGTCGATTTGGAAAGCGAAGGACTCCGTCGTCTTCTCGTCAATGGCTGCTATTGGTGTATGGGGATGGAGGACGATATTCCTGATAAAAGTGTCGTCGATTATGTCGGCGATTATGAACCGACGTTCTTCGGTTTTGGCACGTTTACAAAGGGTGTCCGTCCGGAAGACCATGCGCTGTAA